Proteins co-encoded in one Bacillus paramycoides genomic window:
- the abc-f gene encoding ribosomal protection-like ABC-F family protein, producing the protein MTILFARNIEKSFGDRTLFTLPSLEIQAQDRIGIVGVNGAGKSTLLQILSKEIEADKGIVTHHSSISIIPQLSEELPETASSLAKGKWSIPNVTAAMSGGERMRLKIAHALEQDAGILFADEPTSHLDMFGTEQLEKALLSYKGALVLISHDRDFLDNICTKIIEIEDGMIQEYKGNYSNYRKQKERERIQKQAEYEQYIQEKNRLEQSILQRKQRASNMTKIPTRFSSSESKLYKLSGAHGQEKVSRAAKALETRLEKLEKKEKPKDFSQTQFDVQYHTPIHSKVAVQFNKATKKIGDRTLFKNMNGTIAPGAKLAVLGANGSGKTTLFNMLLANERGMQLSKSCKIGYFEQTLSILQTDKTILENVLEETNYTEAFVRTILARLLFRREDVHKPVHVLSGGERMKVALAKVFLGNYNMLLLDEPTNYLDLATQEELESMLQEYPGTILFISHDRAFIRSVADHILQVDESEPRVFHGNYEQYTKRTTGDSVNVTEQELLRLQTKLTEIIGRISIPNHHDDISSLEQEYETLLVQIRKCQEAL; encoded by the coding sequence ATGACTATTTTATTCGCACGTAATATTGAAAAAAGCTTTGGTGATCGCACACTATTTACGTTACCATCACTGGAAATTCAAGCACAGGATCGCATAGGAATTGTCGGAGTCAACGGTGCTGGTAAATCTACGTTATTACAAATATTAAGTAAAGAAATAGAGGCTGACAAAGGCATAGTAACTCATCATAGTTCTATCAGCATCATTCCTCAACTTAGCGAGGAACTACCAGAAACCGCTTCTTCTCTCGCAAAAGGAAAATGGAGTATTCCAAACGTTACAGCTGCAATGAGCGGCGGTGAAAGAATGCGGCTAAAGATCGCCCATGCTCTCGAACAAGATGCAGGCATTTTATTCGCTGATGAACCGACAAGCCACTTAGATATGTTCGGTACAGAACAATTAGAAAAGGCACTTTTATCCTATAAAGGGGCACTTGTTTTAATATCACATGATCGTGATTTTCTAGATAATATATGTACCAAAATTATTGAAATTGAAGACGGCATGATTCAAGAGTATAAAGGGAATTATTCCAACTATCGAAAACAAAAAGAACGTGAACGAATACAAAAACAAGCAGAATATGAGCAATATATACAAGAAAAAAATCGTTTAGAGCAATCCATTTTACAAAGAAAACAACGTGCTTCTAACATGACAAAAATCCCAACACGATTCAGTTCATCTGAATCTAAGCTTTATAAGTTAAGTGGGGCTCATGGCCAAGAAAAAGTTAGCAGAGCAGCAAAAGCATTAGAAACACGTCTCGAAAAACTAGAAAAGAAAGAAAAACCAAAGGATTTTTCTCAGACTCAGTTTGACGTACAATACCATACACCCATTCATAGTAAAGTGGCAGTACAGTTCAATAAAGCAACAAAGAAAATAGGCGACCGTACACTATTTAAAAATATGAATGGAACTATTGCGCCTGGTGCAAAGCTTGCTGTTTTAGGCGCGAACGGAAGCGGCAAAACAACTTTGTTCAACATGCTTCTCGCAAATGAGCGTGGCATGCAGCTTTCGAAAAGTTGTAAAATTGGATACTTCGAACAAACATTATCAATTTTACAAACAGATAAAACCATTTTAGAAAACGTTCTAGAAGAAACAAACTATACAGAAGCATTCGTTCGCACAATACTTGCAAGACTTCTATTTCGCCGTGAAGATGTTCATAAACCTGTGCACGTTCTAAGCGGGGGTGAACGAATGAAGGTTGCACTCGCAAAAGTATTTTTAGGAAACTATAATATGCTTCTGCTTGATGAACCGACAAACTATTTAGACTTAGCAACACAAGAAGAATTAGAAAGCATGTTACAAGAATATCCTGGCACAATACTTTTCATTAGCCATGACCGTGCCTTTATTCGCTCTGTTGCCGACCATATTCTACAAGTAGATGAGAGTGAACCTAGAGTATTCCACGGTAATTACGAGCAATACACAAAAAGAACAACTGGGGATTCTGTAAACGTTACTGAACAAGAACTATTACGATTACAAACAAAACTAACAGAAATCATTGGCCGAATTTCCATACCAAATCATCACGATGATATCTCATCTCTCGAACAAGAATATGAAACATTATTAGTTCAAATCCGGAAATGCCAAGAAGCACTCTAA
- a CDS encoding heavy metal-binding domain-containing protein, which translates to MIVTTTSTIQGKEIIEYIDIVNGEAIMGANIVRDLFASVRDVVGGRAGAYESKLKEARDIAMEEMKTFARQKNANAIVGIDVDYEVVREGMLMVAVSGTAVRI; encoded by the coding sequence ATGATTGTAACTACAACGTCTACAATTCAAGGAAAAGAAATTATTGAGTATATCGATATCGTCAATGGAGAAGCGATTATGGGCGCGAATATCGTTCGTGACCTTTTCGCCTCTGTTCGTGATGTTGTCGGTGGTCGTGCTGGCGCTTACGAAAGTAAATTAAAAGAAGCGCGTGACATCGCAATGGAAGAGATGAAAACTTTCGCAAGACAAAAAAATGCGAATGCAATTGTAGGTATCGACGTGGATTACGAAGTAGTTCGCGAAGGGATGCTAATGGTTGCAGTGAGCGGGACTGCTGTTCGTATTTAA
- a CDS encoding ABC transporter ATP-binding protein has protein sequence MLRKFFSYYKPYKGLFILDFSCAVVAGLLELGFPLIVNQFIDKLLPGQNWTLILWACFGLLAVYMLNAGLQYVVTYWGHMLGVNIETDMRQKLFDHIQKLSFRFFDNNKTGHLISRLTNDLMEIGEIAHHGPEDLFIAVMTLVGAFSFMMMINWKLALLTFFVIPFLLWLALYFNKKMTGTFRRLFSDVADFNACIENNVGGIRVVQAFGNEKFEKEQFAVNNARFRTTKLMAYKIMALNSSISYMLMRLVTLFVLICGTWFVLQGELTYGGFIGFVLLTNIFFRPIEKINAVIESYPKGIAGFKRYVELLETEPDIVDSKDAMEVKHVHGDIQYSNITFGYENKEPILNEISLKIHAGETVAFVGPSGAGKTTLCSLLPRFYEQSSGSIQIDGIDTKDMTLSSLRKQIGIVQQDVFLFSGTIRENIAYGNLKASEAEIWQAVKRAQLEDLIYSQPDGLDTVIGERGVKLSGGQKQRLAIARMFLKNPPILILDEATSALDTETELAIQKSLAELSVGRTTLVIAHRLATIKNADRIVVVNKDGIAEQGSHDELIEQGGGYSRLYEAQFSS, from the coding sequence ATGCTACGTAAATTTTTTTCTTACTATAAACCGTATAAAGGTTTATTTATACTCGACTTTTCTTGCGCAGTTGTCGCAGGGTTATTAGAACTTGGCTTCCCGCTTATCGTAAATCAATTTATTGATAAGTTATTGCCGGGGCAAAACTGGACGCTTATTTTATGGGCTTGTTTTGGTTTACTTGCAGTGTATATGTTAAATGCGGGCTTACAATATGTTGTTACATATTGGGGACATATGCTTGGTGTTAACATTGAAACGGATATGAGGCAGAAATTATTTGATCACATTCAAAAGCTATCATTCAGATTTTTTGACAATAATAAAACAGGTCACTTAATTTCACGTCTTACAAACGACTTAATGGAAATTGGTGAAATTGCTCACCACGGGCCAGAAGATTTATTTATCGCCGTTATGACTTTAGTTGGGGCATTTTCATTTATGATGATGATCAACTGGAAGTTGGCTCTATTAACGTTCTTCGTCATTCCATTCTTATTATGGTTAGCACTTTACTTCAATAAAAAAATGACAGGTACATTTAGACGTTTATTCTCAGATGTTGCTGATTTTAATGCATGTATTGAAAATAACGTTGGTGGCATCCGCGTTGTACAAGCATTCGGAAATGAAAAGTTTGAGAAAGAGCAATTCGCTGTTAACAATGCTCGTTTCCGTACAACGAAATTAATGGCGTATAAAATTATGGCATTGAATTCATCAATTAGTTATATGCTTATGCGTCTCGTAACGCTTTTCGTCTTAATATGCGGTACATGGTTTGTTCTGCAAGGTGAATTAACGTACGGTGGATTTATCGGATTCGTTCTATTAACGAATATTTTCTTCCGTCCAATTGAAAAAATTAATGCGGTAATCGAAAGCTATCCGAAAGGGATTGCTGGTTTTAAGAGATATGTAGAGCTTCTTGAAACAGAGCCAGATATTGTAGACTCTAAAGATGCGATGGAAGTGAAACATGTACATGGTGATATTCAATATAGCAACATTACGTTCGGATATGAAAATAAAGAACCGATTTTAAATGAAATTAGCTTGAAAATACATGCAGGCGAAACAGTTGCATTTGTTGGACCATCAGGAGCTGGAAAAACGACTTTATGTAGCTTATTACCACGTTTTTATGAACAATCATCAGGATCCATTCAAATTGACGGTATTGATACGAAAGATATGACGTTATCGTCACTTCGTAAGCAAATCGGAATCGTGCAGCAAGATGTGTTCTTATTCTCTGGAACGATTCGCGAAAATATCGCTTACGGAAATTTAAAGGCATCAGAGGCTGAAATTTGGCAGGCAGTAAAACGTGCGCAATTAGAAGATTTAATTTACTCACAACCAGACGGTTTAGATACTGTTATCGGTGAGCGCGGCGTGAAACTTTCAGGTGGACAGAAGCAGCGTTTAGCGATTGCTCGTATGTTCTTGAAAAACCCGCCAATTTTAATACTTGATGAAGCAACTTCTGCACTAGACACAGAGACGGAACTAGCGATTCAAAAATCACTTGCTGAACTATCTGTCGGCCGTACAACGTTAGTTATCGCTCACAGACTTGCGACGATTAAAAATGCAGATCGTATCGTCGTTGTAAATAAAGATGGTATTGCGGAACAAGGTTCACATGATGAATTAATTGAACAAGGCGGAGGATACAGCAGGTTATACGAAGCACAATTCAGTTCGTAA